From a single Mus caroli chromosome X, CAROLI_EIJ_v1.1, whole genome shotgun sequence genomic region:
- the Mageb3 gene encoding melanoma-associated antigen B3, which yields MPRGRKKKFNARGGKCHQAIGENQDLQGAQAPAAEEKSHFPPSSPHLGVTTHKESASKLQSTSKVPQRALSTAESMSDSLTRSYKGAKCKIKRKHSSSQASPSTVKRPKRSLIGAVRLVVSYMMEMCRMKRAILKTDVLKMITQTNREHFHEIFTRASFNVEVVLGVDIKEVDSMKNSYTLVSKMNLPNNGVVTKGRGFPKTGLLMNLLGVIFLKGNRATEEKIWEFLNKMKIYDGQKHFIFGEPRKLITQDLVKLKYLEYQPVPNSDPESYEFLWGPRSHVETSKMKILEFWAKINHTVPNVFQSRYDEALKDEEERAAAVAAVSDEEEGAAAVAAVSDEEEGAAALQSVMRKKELQL from the exons ATGCCTCGGGGTCGAAAGAAAAAGTTCAATGCTAGAGGAGGAAAATGCCACCAGGCTATCGGTGAGAACCAGGATCTCCAGGGTGCCCAGGCCCCTGCAGCAGAGGAGAAAAGCCATttccctccatcttctcctcATTTGGGGGTTACTACCCATAAAGAATCCGCTTCTAAGTTACAAAGCACTTCCAAGGTGCCTCAGAGAGCCCTTTCTACCGCTGAGTCTATGAGTGATTCTCTCACAAGATCATATAAAGGAGCTAAGTGCAAAATTAAGAGAAAACATAGTTCTTCCCAGGCCTCACCTTCTACTGTGAAGCGCCCTAAAAGGTCTCTCATTGGTGCAGTCCGCCTGGTGGTGAGCTACATGATGGAAATGTGTAGAATGAAAAGGGCCATTCTGAAAACAGATGTGTTGAAGATGATCACCCAAACCAATAGAGAACACTTCCATGAGATCTTCACAAGAGCTTCATTCAACGTAGAGGTGGTTCTTGGTGTAGACATAAAGGAAGTGGATTCTATGAAAAATTCCTACACCCTTGTTAGCAAAATGAATCTCCCTAACAACGGCGTTGTGACCAAAGGAAGGGGATTTCCCAAGACTGGCCTGCTCATGAATCTCCTAGGGGTAATATTCCTGAAAGGAAATCGTGCTACTGAGGAAAAGATCTGGGAATTCCTGAATAAGATGAAAATATACGATGGacagaaacatttcatttttgGGGAACCCAGGAAGCTTATCACTCAAGATTTAGTGAAGCTTAAATACCTGGAGTATCAGCCAGTGCCTAACAGCGATCCTGAAAGCTATGAATTTCTGTGGGGTCCCAGGTCTCATGTTGAGACAAGCAAGATGAAAATCCTGGAATTTTGGGCTAAGATCAACCATACAGTTCCGAATGTCTTCCAGTCTCGGTATGATGAGGCTTtgaaagatgaggaagaaagagCTGCAGCTGTAGCTGCAGTCAGTGATGAGGAAGAAGGAGCTGCAGCTGTAGCTGCAGTCAGTGATGAGGAAGAAGGAGCTGCAGCT CTGCAGTCAGTGATGAGGAAGAAAGAGCTGCAGCTGTAG
- the LOC110286267 gene encoding melanoma-associated antigen B4-like — translation MPRGKKSKARAREKRRQVQDEAQGLTDAQAKAGGKGESPVCSDHESGDAVASTSTAGFQKGRVSTASAGKGMACKRSGKGANCQEEKNGSFCRAPLSSRGKQMDLLSRKTGMLVEYMLYKYKIKEPARRGEMLQLVNKRFKEQFPEIFKKASYQLDMVFGIELKEVQPHGQTYILVSKLDFQDDGSESSELGVPTRGILIPLLSVIYLNGYCAPEEKVWHFLSMLGVYDGVPHFIFGDARKLITEELVQENYLEYRQVPDSDPPCYQFLWGPKAYAEYSKRRVMDFLCKIGETMPTAYSSSYEQALIEEEEKAQAKAAAKAGTKGKAKGHSKAKSGNFTG, via the coding sequence ATGCCCAGAGGAAAGAAGAGTAAGGCCCGTGCTCGTGAGAAACGCCGCCAGGTCCAGGATGAGGCCCAGGGGCTAACAGATGCTcaagccaaggcaggagggaaaggagagtcaCCTGTCTGCTCTGATCATGAGTCTGGAGATGCTGTTGCAAGCACCTCTACTGCTGGCTTCCAAAAGGGCAGGGTATCTACCGCCTCTGCTGGTAAAGGCATGGCCTGCAAAAGGTCTGGAAAAGGTGCAAATTgccaagaagagaaaaatggtagTTTTTGTAGGGCCCCACTCTCCTCCAGAGGCAAACAGATGGATCTTCTATCAAGGAAAACAGGAATGCTGGTAGAGTACATGCTCTACAAGTACAAAATTAAGGAGCCTGCAAGGAGGGGAGAAATGCTCCAGCTTGTGAACAAAAGGTTCAAGGAGCAGTTCCCTGAGATCTTCAAAAAAGCCTCCTATCAATTAGATATGGTTTTTGGCATTGAGTTGAAAGAAGTCCAGCCCCATGGTCAAACCTACATTCTTGTCAGTAAGCTAGATTTCCAGGATGATGGAAGTGAGAGCAGTGAGCTGGGTGTTCCTACTAGGGGGATTCTGATCCCTCTCCTAAGTGTGATCTATTTAAATGGTTACTGTGCCCCAGAGGAAAAGGTCTGGCACTTCCTGAGTATGTTAGGAGTCTATGATGGGGTCCCACACTTCATCTTTGGGGATGCAAGGAAGCTCATCACTGAAGAGCTAGTGCAGGAAAACTACCTAGAATACCGTCAGGTTCCTGATAGTGATCCTCCATGCTATCAGTTCCTGTGGGGTCCAAAAGCTTATGCTGAATACAGCAAGAGAAGAGTGATGGACTTTTTATGTAAGATTGGTGAAACCATGCCCACTGCTTACTCATCTAGTTATGAACAGGCTTTgattgaagaggaagagaaagctcAAGCCAAAGCTGCAGCCAAGGCTGGCACTAAGGGCAAAGCCAAGGGACACTCTAAGGCCAAGTCAGGCAATTTTACTGGCTAG